A single Roseinatronobacter monicus DNA region contains:
- a CDS encoding Glu/Leu/Phe/Val family dehydrogenase has protein sequence MLDTKEPGFRENVDLMFRRAVAHLDLPPGLAEKIQICNSTYTVRFGVRLGGKIETFVGYRSVHSEHMEPVKGGIRYAIEVNQNEVEALAALMTYKCALVETPFGGAKGGLCIDPRKYEEHELEKITRRFAYELAKRDLINPAQNVPAPDMGTSEREMAWIADQYARMNTTDINARACVTGKPLNAGGIKGRVEATGRGVQYALQEFFRHPEDVAKTGLTGDLAGKRIIVQGLGNVGYHAAKFLREEDDALIIGIIERDGALINDKGMDPDAVRNWIVQTGGVKGFEGAEYVENGATILEAECDILIPAALEGVININNASRIRAPLIIEAANGPITASADEVLREKEIIIIPDLYANAGGVTVSYFEWVKNLSHIRFGRMQRRNEEAHALTLVRELERLSADKNLGWELSPNFKRRYLQGADELQLVRSGLDDTMRTAYQSISEEWHRRPDVKDLRTAAFIVAIERVAASYRAKGL, from the coding sequence ATGCTGGACACGAAAGAGCCAGGCTTTCGCGAAAATGTTGATCTTATGTTCCGGCGCGCGGTTGCGCATCTGGACCTGCCACCGGGACTGGCTGAGAAGATCCAAATTTGCAACTCCACCTACACCGTGCGTTTCGGGGTGCGGCTGGGCGGAAAGATAGAAACCTTCGTCGGCTATCGCTCTGTCCATTCAGAGCATATGGAACCCGTAAAGGGTGGCATTCGATATGCCATCGAAGTCAACCAGAACGAGGTCGAGGCGCTGGCCGCGCTGATGACCTATAAATGCGCATTGGTTGAAACGCCATTCGGCGGCGCAAAGGGCGGCTTGTGCATCGACCCGCGGAAATATGAAGAACATGAACTGGAAAAGATCACGCGGCGCTTCGCCTATGAGTTGGCCAAGCGCGACCTGATCAACCCTGCCCAGAACGTACCCGCGCCCGATATGGGCACCAGCGAGCGGGAAATGGCGTGGATCGCCGACCAATACGCACGCATGAACACAACCGACATCAATGCGCGCGCCTGCGTGACCGGCAAGCCGCTGAATGCAGGCGGGATCAAGGGCCGGGTCGAGGCGACAGGCCGGGGCGTGCAATATGCGCTACAGGAATTTTTCCGGCATCCCGAAGATGTTGCAAAGACAGGGCTGACGGGTGATCTGGCCGGCAAACGGATCATTGTTCAGGGTTTGGGCAATGTGGGCTATCACGCCGCCAAATTCCTGCGTGAAGAGGATGACGCCCTGATCATCGGCATTATCGAGCGTGACGGTGCCTTGATCAATGACAAAGGGATGGACCCGGACGCCGTGCGCAACTGGATTGTCCAAACCGGCGGTGTCAAAGGGTTTGAGGGTGCTGAATATGTCGAGAATGGTGCCACCATTCTGGAAGCGGAATGCGATATCCTTATCCCTGCCGCACTTGAGGGGGTGATCAATATCAACAATGCCAGCCGCATTCGCGCCCCCCTGATTATCGAGGCTGCAAATGGCCCCATCACGGCCAGCGCTGATGAAGTCCTGCGCGAAAAAGAGATCATCATCATCCCCGACCTCTATGCCAATGCGGGCGGTGTGACGGTTTCATATTTCGAGTGGGTCAAGAACCTTAGCCATATCCGCTTTGGCCGGATGCAGCGCCGTAACGAGGAAGCGCATGCCCTGACCTTGGTGCGCGAGTTGGAGCGTCTGTCTGCGGATAAGAACCTTGGCTGGGAATTGTCTCCCAATTTCAAGCGCCGCTATTTGCAGGGTGCGGATGAATTGCAGCTTGTGCGTTCGGGGCTGGATGACACGATGCGCACGGCCTACCAATCCATCTCGGAAGAGTGGCACCGCAGACCGGACGTCAAGGATCTGCGCACAGCGGCCTTTATCGTGGCCATTGAACGCGTGGCCGCAAGCTACCGCGCCAAGGGTCTTTGA
- a CDS encoding heme-dependent oxidative N-demethylase family protein: MTILHPDLPFAPWIRPAGQRLPGVMPLDRADWLTCDAVYAEQMAERTALLAARPDDVLATLPQAEPAARELLDEVVKELPALGFAVSADSVLRPDGVTTALDKSRPLWTLGHLLQADFCLLQKPAGGAEHVLTGAVLCFPSSWTLSEKIGKPLMRIHLPVDSYDSQMGARVQRLFDAIRPEQALWRANVLRYTNPALYQPRSEFAPKDKRDGGAYIRSEKQCLVKLPKTGAVVFSIHTVVVRRDSLTSDQRAALEQIERSAQAVPRG; this comes from the coding sequence ATGACGATCCTGCACCCTGATTTGCCTTTCGCCCCTTGGATCAGACCGGCAGGACAACGCCTGCCCGGTGTGATGCCGCTGGACCGCGCGGACTGGCTGACCTGCGATGCTGTCTATGCCGAGCAGATGGCAGAACGGACGGCCCTGCTGGCGGCGCGGCCAGACGATGTGCTGGCCACACTGCCGCAAGCGGAACCTGCTGCGCGCGAATTGCTGGACGAGGTTGTGAAGGAACTGCCTGCTTTGGGGTTTGCTGTCAGCGCGGACAGTGTTTTGCGCCCTGATGGCGTGACGACAGCGCTCGACAAATCGCGCCCTCTCTGGACATTGGGGCACTTGCTGCAAGCAGATTTTTGTTTGCTTCAGAAACCGGCGGGCGGTGCCGAGCATGTTCTGACGGGCGCGGTTCTGTGCTTTCCTTCAAGCTGGACCCTGTCCGAGAAAATCGGCAAGCCCTTGATGCGGATTCATCTGCCCGTAGACAGCTATGATTCGCAGATGGGCGCACGGGTGCAGCGCCTGTTCGATGCGATTCGTCCAGAGCAAGCGCTTTGGCGTGCGAATGTTCTGCGCTACACCAACCCTGCCCTGTATCAGCCCCGGTCTGAATTTGCGCCCAAGGACAAGCGCGATGGCGGCGCATATATCCGCTCTGAAAAGCAATGCCTTGTGAAACTGCCCAAGACCGGTGCGGTCGTGTTCTCAATCCATACAGTTGTTGTCAGGCGCGACTCTCTGACCAGCGACCAGCGCGCCGCCTTGGAACAGATCGAGCGCTCAGCGCAAGCGGTCCCCCGAGGATAA
- a CDS encoding ceramidase domain-containing protein, whose product MLQEQVIAYCERTDFSYWSEPVNAVTNAAFLIAAALVWRQTAGLPLARAMAVMLAIIGVGSFLWHTHATQWAGLADVLPILVFILLYLFAATRDYFRVSWPFALGVTLLFFPYAAGFAWIMGWVAPGLGANALYLSVAVLIAAYGLWLQDRDTGKGLLIGAGLLVVSLGFRMADDAVCAVFPIGTHFMWHLLNAAMLGWMIHVYCRHMRSAGAVQA is encoded by the coding sequence ATGCTACAGGAACAGGTCATCGCCTATTGCGAACGCACAGATTTTTCGTATTGGAGCGAGCCGGTCAATGCCGTGACCAATGCCGCCTTTCTGATCGCGGCGGCACTGGTCTGGCGGCAGACTGCGGGCCTGCCCTTGGCGCGGGCAATGGCGGTGATGCTGGCGATCATCGGCGTGGGGTCGTTTCTGTGGCATACCCATGCGACGCAATGGGCAGGCTTGGCGGATGTGCTGCCCATTCTGGTGTTCATCCTGCTGTATCTCTTTGCCGCGACACGAGACTACTTTCGCGTGAGTTGGCCTTTCGCCCTTGGGGTGACGCTGCTGTTTTTCCCCTATGCTGCGGGCTTCGCGTGGATCATGGGCTGGGTCGCACCGGGGCTGGGGGCGAATGCGCTGTATCTGAGTGTGGCCGTGCTGATTGCGGCCTATGGCCTTTGGTTGCAAGACCGCGACACCGGCAAGGGGTTGCTGATCGGCGCGGGTCTGCTGGTGGTGTCGCTTGGGTTTCGCATGGCCGATGACGCGGTGTGTGCGGTGTTTCCGATTGGCACGCATTTCATGTGGCACTTGCTCAACGCCGCAATGCTGGGCTGGATGATCCATGTGTATTGCCGCCACATGCGCAGTGCCGGTGCCGTGCAGGCGTGA
- a CDS encoding TerB family tellurite resistance protein — translation MSNKTLRWIQGLFAPTQTPDTRADVTGESAVAALLVRAARANDDYNPLQVAAIDVVLSRRFGLGPWDCAALRAKAEKLEAATGDSVHLTRAIKDVLPLEDRPAYLRDLWEVILADGQRHEQEDGLMRLVSNLLGLRDRDSAHARQYVQARMTEADDQRPLAR, via the coding sequence ATGTCAAACAAAACACTCAGATGGATACAGGGCCTGTTCGCCCCGACCCAAACACCAGATACCAGAGCGGATGTGACCGGCGAGAGTGCCGTCGCCGCCTTGCTGGTGCGTGCCGCGCGCGCGAATGATGATTACAACCCGTTGCAGGTGGCCGCGATTGACGTCGTCTTGTCGCGCCGGTTTGGTCTTGGGCCTTGGGATTGCGCGGCCTTGCGCGCCAAGGCCGAAAAATTGGAAGCGGCCACGGGCGACAGCGTTCATCTGACACGTGCCATCAAGGATGTGTTGCCGCTGGAAGATCGCCCTGCCTATCTGCGCGATTTGTGGGAAGTGATCCTTGCGGATGGGCAACGCCATGAACAAGAGGATGGGCTGATGCGCCTTGTCTCGAACCTGCTGGGGTTGCGTGATCGCGATTCAGCCCATGCGCGCCAGTATGTGCAGGCGCGCATGACAGAAGCTGACGATCAAAGACCCTTGGCGCGGTAG
- a CDS encoding F0F1 ATP synthase subunit epsilon: MAEMMQFDLVSPERKLASGQVRAVQIPGADGDLTAMPLHAATITTLRPGVLTSEGPDGNIRYVVTGGFAEITPQGTSVLAERAFPADAEGRAALDAILQEMRAKAANTTGPEKDALDKAADDLERAIATIA, encoded by the coding sequence ATGGCTGAGATGATGCAATTCGATCTGGTCAGCCCCGAGCGCAAGCTTGCCTCGGGTCAGGTCCGCGCAGTGCAGATTCCCGGCGCAGATGGTGATCTGACGGCCATGCCCTTGCATGCCGCCACAATCACCACATTGCGTCCGGGCGTGCTGACCTCTGAGGGGCCGGACGGAAATATTCGCTATGTCGTGACCGGCGGCTTCGCCGAGATCACACCGCAAGGCACATCGGTGCTGGCAGAGCGTGCCTTTCCCGCTGATGCCGAAGGGCGCGCAGCACTGGATGCCATCTTGCAAGAGATGCGTGCCAAAGCGGCGAACACCACGGGCCCAGAGAAAGACGCGCTCGACAAGGCGGCGGACGATCTGGAACGCGCCATCGCCACCATCGCCTGA
- a CDS encoding L,D-transpeptidase codes for MFQRFVFGVFASCLAIATALPAQADRVVARVSISEQVMHVYHHGQLLFEWPVSTARQGKITPTGDWRPQFLSRNHRSSRYNNAPMPYSVFYSGHYAIHGTDQVNRLGRPASAGCVRLHPDNARVFFDMVRNEGMDQTRVIVVR; via the coding sequence ATGTTTCAACGATTTGTATTTGGAGTGTTCGCGTCATGTCTGGCCATTGCAACCGCGCTGCCGGCGCAGGCGGATCGGGTGGTCGCACGGGTCAGCATCAGTGAACAGGTGATGCATGTCTATCATCATGGGCAGCTTTTATTTGAATGGCCTGTTTCAACTGCACGTCAGGGCAAGATTACACCGACAGGCGATTGGCGGCCACAATTCCTGTCGCGCAATCACCGCTCCAGCCGCTACAATAATGCGCCCATGCCGTATTCGGTTTTCTATTCCGGTCATTACGCCATTCACGGCACGGATCAGGTCAACCGTCTTGGCCGCCCTGCCTCGGCCGGATGTGTGCGCCTGCACCCTGACAATGCCCGCGTCTTTTTCGACATGGTCCGAAACGAGGGTATGGATCAGACACGCGTGATTGTGGTCAGGTAA
- a CDS encoding nucleoside deaminase: MTRFRTFMHIALAQARAAGLRGEVPVGAVIVSASGEVVAEAGNRTREWNDPTAHAEMLAIRAACAALGQERLTGHDLYVTLEPCPMCAMAISHARIARLYFGAADPKTGGVGQGPRIFDHPQCHHVPEVYDGIDADAAQALLQDFFARLR; encoded by the coding sequence ATGACCCGGTTTCGTACATTCATGCATATCGCATTGGCGCAGGCCCGCGCCGCAGGCTTGCGCGGCGAGGTGCCGGTGGGGGCGGTGATCGTCTCGGCATCGGGCGAGGTTGTCGCCGAAGCGGGCAACCGCACGCGCGAATGGAACGACCCGACCGCACATGCCGAAATGCTGGCCATTCGCGCGGCCTGTGCCGCCCTTGGGCAAGAGCGGCTGACCGGTCATGACCTCTATGTCACGCTAGAGCCTTGCCCGATGTGCGCCATGGCGATTTCGCACGCACGCATCGCACGGCTGTATTTTGGCGCCGCTGATCCTAAAACCGGCGGCGTGGGGCAGGGGCCGCGCATCTTCGATCACCCCCAGTGTCACCACGTGCCAGAAGTCTATGACGGCATAGATGCAGACGCAGCGCAGGCGCTGTTGCAGGATTTCTTCGCGCGATTAAGGTGA
- a CDS encoding carboxylate-amine ligase: MTNDVPEYTLGIEEEYLLVDVETCALVDVPDALMRDCARELGDKVSPEFLACQIEVGTGICANIAEARADLGHLRRTIADCAAQYGMAPLAVSCHPFADWHSRKHTEKQRYNDLARDLAGVVRRMLISGTHVHVGLPDDDLRIDIMRQMTYFLPHLLALSTSSPYWGGQDTGLNSYRLTIFDNLPRTGLPPDFVSHAEYRRSVDTIIKAGLIEDTTKIWWDIRPSARFPTLEARICDVMPIMEHTLTVAALVQAIARMLVELRRRNQRWRIYDRFLIAENRWRAQRYGPREGLLDIGKSTVVPMGQLVEELIELLEADAMVLGCLNELRGAQDILTMGTSAERQRAVFAKARDNGADTDAALAEVVRALIAEFRTGL; encoded by the coding sequence ATGACAAATGATGTGCCCGAATACACGCTTGGCATTGAAGAAGAGTACCTTCTTGTCGATGTCGAAACCTGCGCGCTGGTCGATGTGCCCGATGCGCTGATGCGCGATTGTGCGCGCGAATTGGGCGACAAAGTCTCGCCGGAATTTCTGGCCTGCCAGATCGAAGTGGGCACTGGCATATGCGCCAATATCGCAGAGGCGCGGGCCGATCTGGGCCATTTGCGCCGCACCATCGCCGATTGTGCAGCGCAATACGGGATGGCCCCGCTTGCGGTGTCGTGCCACCCGTTTGCCGATTGGCACAGTCGCAAGCATACCGAAAAGCAGCGCTACAATGATCTGGCGCGCGATCTGGCGGGGGTTGTGCGGCGTATGCTGATCAGCGGGACGCATGTGCATGTCGGCTTGCCCGATGATGACCTGCGCATCGATATCATGCGCCAGATGACCTATTTCCTGCCGCACCTGCTGGCGCTGTCAACCTCGTCGCCCTATTGGGGCGGGCAGGATACCGGATTGAACAGCTACCGCCTGACGATTTTCGACAATTTGCCGCGCACTGGCCTGCCGCCGGATTTTGTCAGCCATGCGGAATATCGCCGCTCGGTCGATACGATCATCAAGGCAGGGCTGATCGAAGACACGACCAAGATCTGGTGGGATATACGCCCTTCGGCCCGTTTTCCCACGCTGGAGGCGCGCATTTGCGATGTGATGCCGATTATGGAGCATACGCTGACCGTGGCGGCACTGGTTCAGGCAATCGCCCGTATGCTGGTGGAGTTGCGCCGCCGAAACCAGCGCTGGCGTATCTATGACCGTTTTCTGATCGCCGAAAACCGCTGGCGCGCGCAGCGCTACGGCCCGCGCGAGGGGCTGCTGGATATCGGGAAAAGCACAGTCGTCCCTATGGGCCAACTGGTCGAGGAATTGATCGAATTGCTGGAAGCGGATGCAATGGTGCTGGGCTGCCTGAACGAGTTGCGCGGTGCACAAGACATTCTGACGATGGGCACCAGTGCCGAACGCCAGCGCGCCGTCTTTGCGAAAGCGCGCGACAACGGGGCAGATACCGACGCGGCCTTGGCCGAAGTCGTGCGCGCGCTGATCGCTGAATTCAGGACAGGGCTTTAG
- the msrB gene encoding peptide-methionine (R)-S-oxide reductase MsrB, with protein MMKRRSFLVTTGLALMGARAATSDTQFPFTLSDAEWRERLTPAQYAVLRDHATERAYSNTLMGERSPLLEEERAGTYNCAGCGQAIYRSETKYDSRTGWPSFWDAIEGATGTKSDRSFFMVRTEVHCANCGGHQGHIFDDGPEPTGKRHCINGLAMTFTPDDTGQVEGLPVSA; from the coding sequence ATGATGAAACGACGTTCATTTCTGGTGACAACCGGACTTGCGCTTATGGGGGCAAGGGCCGCAACATCAGACACACAGTTTCCATTCACCCTGTCCGACGCAGAGTGGCGCGAACGCCTGACCCCTGCGCAATATGCAGTTTTGCGCGATCATGCGACGGAAAGAGCATACTCGAACACGCTGATGGGCGAACGCTCGCCCCTGCTGGAGGAAGAGCGCGCGGGCACCTATAATTGCGCGGGCTGCGGGCAGGCCATTTACAGGTCGGAAACCAAATATGACAGCCGGACCGGTTGGCCAAGTTTCTGGGACGCCATTGAAGGGGCAACCGGTACGAAATCCGACCGCAGCTTTTTCATGGTGCGCACAGAGGTTCATTGTGCGAATTGCGGCGGTCATCAGGGGCATATCTTTGACGATGGCCCCGAACCAACGGGCAAGCGGCATTGCATTAACGGTCTGGCGATGACGTTTACACCTGATGATACCGGTCAGGTCGAAGGGTTGCCGGTCAGCGCTTGA
- a CDS encoding TetR/AcrR family transcriptional regulator, with the protein MARKKNSSADVTGPRIRAAALRLFARHGYAAVSMRQIATEVGVQAGTLYLYTPDKQSLLFDLMQQHMQDLLAELAILPPATTPLADLENFTRFHIRFHQARSDAVFISYMELRNLEPANFDRIEALRRDYEAHLVTILARGKAAHVFELPDTKLATFAVIAMLTGVNTWFREGGRLSLDAVEEIYWQMVRKAVGA; encoded by the coding sequence ATGGCACGCAAGAAAAATTCCTCTGCCGATGTGACCGGCCCGCGCATTCGCGCGGCCGCGCTAAGGCTGTTCGCACGACACGGCTATGCGGCTGTTTCCATGCGCCAGATCGCCACAGAAGTTGGTGTGCAGGCGGGCACGCTGTATCTGTATACGCCGGACAAACAATCTTTGCTGTTTGACCTGATGCAGCAGCATATGCAGGACTTGCTGGCCGAACTGGCCATCCTGCCCCCCGCGACCACCCCCTTGGCCGATCTGGAAAACTTTACGCGGTTTCATATCCGATTTCACCAAGCGCGCAGTGATGCGGTGTTTATTTCCTACATGGAGTTGCGCAATCTGGAGCCTGCGAATTTCGACCGGATCGAAGCGCTGCGCCGCGATTACGAGGCCCATCTCGTAACGATTCTGGCGCGCGGCAAGGCCGCCCATGTGTTTGAATTGCCGGACACCAAGCTTGCCACTTTCGCAGTGATTGCCATGCTGACAGGCGTGAACACATGGTTTCGTGAAGGCGGGCGACTGAGCCTTGACGCAGTCGAAGAGATATATTGGCAAATGGTGCGCAAAGCAGTCGGTGCGTGA
- the nrdR gene encoding transcriptional regulator NrdR yields the protein MRCPFCGNTDTQVKDSRPAEDHGAIRRRRFCPACGGRFTTYERVQLRDLVVVKTNGRREAFDREKLERSIRIAMQKRPIEHERIDQMISGIVRRLESQGDTDIPSKMIGEIVMETLARIDTVAYVRFASVYKNFQEADDFDKFVSELRPEQKEPE from the coding sequence ATGCGCTGTCCATTTTGTGGAAACACCGATACGCAAGTAAAGGATTCTCGCCCAGCCGAAGATCATGGCGCGATCCGCAGGCGGCGCTTTTGCCCAGCCTGCGGGGGGCGGTTCACCACATATGAGCGCGTTCAGCTGCGCGATCTGGTTGTGGTCAAGACCAATGGCCGCCGCGAGGCATTTGACCGCGAGAAGCTGGAACGCTCGATCCGCATTGCGATGCAGAAACGGCCTATCGAGCATGAGCGCATTGACCAGATGATTTCCGGCATCGTCCGGCGGTTGGAAAGTCAGGGCGACACGGACATCCCCTCCAAGATGATTGGCGAGATTGTCATGGAAACCCTCGCGCGGATCGACACTGTGGCCTATGTGCGCTTCGCCAGCGTCTATAAGAATTTCCAAGAGGCGGATGATTTCGACAAATTCGTCTCGGAATTGCGGCCAGAGCAGAAAGAGCCAGAGTAA
- the ribD gene encoding bifunctional diaminohydroxyphosphoribosylaminopyrimidine deaminase/5-amino-6-(5-phosphoribosylamino)uracil reductase RibD, with the protein MACERDQHFMRLAIRLGARGLGRVWPNPAVGCVLVRGGRVLARGWTQPGGRPHAEAIALAKCDARGATAYVSLEPCAHHGLTPPCAQTLINSGVVRVVTALTDPDPRVSGRGHAMLRAAGVEVLENVEAEAARALNAGFLMRLSQGRPWVTLKLALTLDGRIATQTDESRWITCPEARRMVHVLRARHDAVLVGAGTARADDPDLRVRDLGTTHHPVRIVAAPRLDIPVEGRLGRTVQEVPVWLLHGATADQDARKRWSGAGAELLECAATPEGLVPDAMLQTLGQRGITRLFCEGGGHLAASLLRAGLVDDLIVFSAGKMIGSEGRAGLAQLGVTRLADAPHFKLTDLRQVGADIVHTWTRQTV; encoded by the coding sequence TTGGCCTGTGAGCGTGACCAGCATTTCATGCGCCTTGCCATCCGACTGGGCGCGCGCGGGCTTGGGCGGGTCTGGCCCAACCCCGCTGTGGGCTGCGTTCTGGTGCGGGGCGGGCGCGTGCTGGCGCGTGGCTGGACACAGCCCGGCGGGCGGCCCCACGCCGAAGCGATCGCGCTGGCAAAATGCGATGCGCGCGGCGCCACCGCCTATGTCAGTCTGGAGCCGTGCGCCCATCACGGGCTGACACCGCCTTGCGCACAGACGCTTATCAACTCAGGCGTGGTGCGGGTGGTAACCGCGCTTACCGACCCGGACCCGCGCGTGTCCGGGCGTGGTCATGCGATGCTGCGCGCAGCCGGGGTCGAGGTTCTCGAGAATGTCGAGGCAGAGGCCGCGCGCGCCCTGAATGCGGGTTTTCTGATGCGGCTTTCGCAGGGTCGCCCTTGGGTGACACTGAAACTGGCGCTGACTTTGGATGGCCGCATCGCTACGCAAACCGACGAAAGCCGCTGGATCACCTGCCCAGAGGCGCGGCGCATGGTGCATGTCTTGCGCGCACGCCATGACGCGGTTCTGGTGGGGGCAGGCACAGCGCGCGCGGATGACCCCGACCTGCGCGTGCGCGATCTTGGGACCACGCATCACCCTGTGCGGATCGTTGCAGCCCCGCGGCTGGATATCCCCGTTGAGGGGCGTTTGGGCCGGACTGTGCAAGAGGTGCCTGTCTGGTTGCTGCATGGGGCCACCGCCGATCAGGATGCGCGCAAACGCTGGTCGGGCGCAGGGGCAGAGCTGCTGGAATGCGCGGCCACCCCCGAAGGGCTGGTGCCGGATGCAATGCTGCAAACACTGGGCCAACGTGGGATCACGCGCTTGTTTTGCGAGGGCGGCGGCCACCTTGCCGCCAGTCTGCTGCGGGCGGGGCTTGTCGATGATCTGATTGTCTTTTCCGCAGGCAAGATGATCGGCTCTGAGGGGCGCGCGGGTCTGGCGCAACTGGGCGTGACCCGACTGGCCGATGCCCCGCACTTCAAACTGACCGATTTGCGACAGGTCGGTGCGGATATTGTCCACACATGGACACGCCAGACAGTCTAG
- a CDS encoding SDR family NAD(P)-dependent oxidoreductase encodes MTEHLDKRLALITGASRGLGAALAETLAANGWHVVAVGRTLGALEELDDRIQAKGGSATLAAMDIAKDDAMRHLCRDIHDRWGHVDLWAHTAIHAPPMSPADHIALKDWEKCVAINIRATGFLIPMVAPLLLAAPTRATAVFVDDPASTQKFMGAYGASKAAQMTLARAWAAECTNTGPRVLVEACAPMPTATRARFYPGEERSKLTPCHTEAERLAALI; translated from the coding sequence ATGACAGAGCATCTTGATAAAAGACTCGCCCTGATTACGGGGGCTTCGCGCGGGTTGGGGGCGGCACTTGCCGAAACCCTTGCTGCAAATGGCTGGCATGTGGTTGCTGTCGGGCGCACCTTGGGTGCGCTGGAGGAACTGGATGACCGCATTCAGGCCAAAGGCGGCAGCGCCACGCTGGCGGCGATGGATATCGCCAAAGATGATGCGATGCGTCATCTGTGCCGCGATATTCACGACCGCTGGGGGCATGTCGATCTGTGGGCACATACAGCAATTCATGCCCCGCCTATGTCGCCAGCCGATCACATCGCGCTGAAAGACTGGGAAAAATGCGTGGCCATCAATATCCGTGCCACGGGTTTCCTGATCCCGATGGTGGCCCCTTTGCTGTTGGCTGCACCGACACGCGCGACGGCAGTGTTTGTCGATGATCCCGCCAGCACGCAGAAATTCATGGGCGCTTATGGCGCGTCCAAGGCGGCGCAAATGACGCTTGCGCGCGCATGGGCCGCCGAATGCACCAATACCGGCCCCCGTGTTCTGGTAGAGGCCTGCGCCCCCATGCCGACGGCCACACGCGCGCGCTTCTATCCCGGCGAAGAGCGCAGCAAACTGACACCCTGTCACACTGAGGCGGAACGGTTGGCCGCGCTGATCTGA